One segment of Mycolicibacterium sp. YH-1 DNA contains the following:
- a CDS encoding acyl-CoA dehydrogenase family protein has protein sequence MTTDLAEFRNRVRQWCVEHVPPDWRARQTGVGDEEFVAFQKSWFAELHTAGFAVPHWPTEWGGGMSVAEQIVLYQELAAHDAPRLVLAFVGIHHAASTLLVAGTDAQRERHLPAILNGEIWVQGFSEPEAGSDLAALRTTARRDGDTFVVNGQKLWASGGMHADWCLLLARTDPDAAKRKGISYFLMDMTSPGIDVRPIRNAVGDSHFCEVFLNDVVIPAENLIGPENDGWQVAQATLGAERGTTMLELAERLGNAGFRWLVQECARVREDGTRPLDDSAVRDSLARFETDISGLRGLCRKVVEGHDGSAVGPADASIVKLFYSELLQRMTDFGAEISGLHAHTVLAKPMSSGWESGAWMLDFIGSWEWTIPGGASEIQRTIIGERGLGLPREPVPQ, from the coding sequence ATGACAACCGACCTTGCGGAGTTCCGAAACCGGGTGCGGCAGTGGTGCGTCGAGCACGTTCCGCCTGACTGGCGGGCCCGGCAGACAGGCGTCGGCGATGAGGAGTTCGTCGCGTTCCAGAAGTCGTGGTTCGCCGAGCTGCACACGGCGGGCTTCGCCGTGCCGCACTGGCCCACCGAGTGGGGTGGCGGTATGTCGGTCGCCGAGCAGATCGTGCTCTACCAGGAACTCGCAGCGCACGATGCGCCACGGCTGGTGTTGGCGTTCGTCGGGATTCACCATGCCGCCTCCACTCTGCTGGTCGCAGGCACTGACGCGCAACGCGAGCGGCACCTGCCCGCAATCCTCAATGGCGAGATCTGGGTGCAGGGCTTCTCCGAGCCCGAGGCCGGCTCGGACCTGGCCGCCCTGCGCACCACGGCCAGACGCGACGGCGACACCTTCGTGGTCAACGGCCAGAAGCTGTGGGCCAGCGGCGGAATGCACGCCGACTGGTGCCTGCTTCTGGCCCGCACCGATCCGGATGCGGCCAAGCGCAAGGGCATCTCGTACTTCCTGATGGACATGACCTCCCCCGGCATCGACGTACGCCCCATCCGCAACGCCGTGGGTGACTCACACTTCTGCGAGGTGTTCCTCAACGACGTGGTGATCCCCGCAGAGAACCTCATCGGGCCGGAGAATGACGGATGGCAGGTGGCGCAGGCAACGTTGGGCGCCGAACGCGGAACGACGATGCTGGAACTGGCCGAGAGGCTCGGCAACGCCGGCTTCCGATGGTTGGTGCAGGAGTGCGCGCGCGTACGTGAGGACGGCACACGCCCCCTCGACGACTCCGCCGTACGTGATTCCCTGGCCCGGTTCGAGACCGACATCAGCGGGTTGCGCGGGCTGTGCCGCAAGGTCGTCGAGGGGCACGACGGCAGCGCCGTGGGTCCCGCCGACGCGTCGATCGTGAAGCTCTTCTACAGCGAGTTGCTGCAGCGCATGACCGACTTCGGCGCCGAGATCAGTGGTCTGCACGCGCACACCGTGCTGGCCAAGCCGATGTCGAGCGGGTGGGAGTCGGGCGCGTGGATGCTCGACTTCATCGGATCGTGGGAGTGGACCATTCCCGGCGGGGCCAGCGAGATTCAGCGCACCATCATCGGTGAGCGTGGACTCGGACTGCCGCGAGAGCCGGTGCCGCAGTGA
- a CDS encoding acyl-CoA dehydrogenase family protein: protein MIIDLSDEAREYGVQARRAFEAAGGDDLVQRAEADPTIREALVGGVLAELGAWDLEPRDDADFLEAAAALCRSAGYWALPYPVAERLARPSDLDVDGLLVVAQPRPTATVTGIDGRWAAVTLDGRRHTVTGTTHPGPAFTSVLELTARDDDGAADLPLSLTLPCWTLLGMLDRAIELTISHVQMRQQFGQQLSSFQSVQFQLTDAEVERAGLDMLAKYTLWSVGTGRPEALDDALALRMAALEAAEVVFRVTHQLHGAIGFCDETTLSWLSRHSQPLRRLPLGLSATRDLLTTRVDRRGLTGLYTPERDVAR, encoded by the coding sequence GTGATCATCGATCTGAGTGACGAGGCCAGGGAGTACGGCGTGCAGGCCCGCCGCGCCTTCGAGGCCGCGGGCGGCGACGACCTGGTGCAGCGCGCCGAGGCAGATCCCACCATCCGCGAGGCCCTTGTCGGCGGTGTTCTCGCCGAACTCGGCGCGTGGGATCTCGAACCACGCGATGATGCCGACTTCCTGGAGGCCGCCGCCGCGCTGTGCCGCAGCGCGGGCTACTGGGCGCTCCCCTACCCCGTCGCCGAGCGCCTAGCGCGGCCGAGTGACCTCGACGTTGACGGCCTACTCGTCGTCGCGCAACCCCGCCCGACTGCGACCGTCACCGGTATCGACGGGCGCTGGGCCGCGGTGACATTGGATGGCCGCAGGCACACCGTCACCGGAACGACCCACCCCGGTCCCGCCTTCACCAGCGTGCTGGAGTTGACCGCACGTGACGACGACGGCGCGGCCGACCTCCCGCTGTCTTTGACCCTGCCCTGCTGGACGCTTCTCGGAATGCTGGACCGGGCAATCGAACTCACCATCAGCCACGTCCAGATGCGCCAGCAGTTCGGCCAGCAGCTGTCGTCATTCCAGAGCGTGCAGTTTCAGCTGACGGACGCCGAGGTGGAGCGCGCGGGCCTCGACATGCTGGCCAAGTACACGCTGTGGAGCGTCGGCACCGGACGCCCCGAGGCACTCGACGACGCCCTGGCCCTGCGGATGGCCGCACTGGAGGCCGCCGAGGTGGTCTTCCGCGTCACCCATCAGCTCCACGGTGCCATCGGCTTCTGCGACGAGACCACGTTGTCGTGGCTGTCGCGCCACAGCCAACCGCTGCGGCGCCTGCCGCTCGGCCTCTCGGCCACCCGCGATCTGCTGACCACCCGCGTCGACCGCCGCGGCCTGACCGGCCTGTACACACCCGAGCGGGATGTCGCGCGATGA